In the genome of uncultured Fusobacterium sp., one region contains:
- a CDS encoding MATE family efflux transporter encodes MFKLDKKFIKTLMLLAIPIILQSLVTASLNLLDNLMIGSLGENEIAAVGISNQFYMLYYYTIMGITLGAGIFMSQFWGKKDVTSIHKFLGISLVVGMISTIFFAILAFFFPEMIMKIFIDENIVIEQGVAYLKMVALSYIFTTISLAYAAALRSIGQTKIPMYGSLVGLVFNGILNYIFIFGKFGAPVMGVAGAALGTTVSRFMELAFILFIIYKNKNVVAGKISQLLDFNFDLVKRYFITATPVVFNDVMWIAGITAYFIAYSKLGINATATMQIANTINNVFNIFGIGIASASAILIGNKIGAGKEEDAKEDAIKISVFGVLIGIIIGIFFFFLSPFIAMLFKITPETYENLIFVLKVMAIILPLRFFGITQIIGVLRGGGDVMYAIITELVAVWLIGVPLSFIGAVYFNLPITIVYILVCLEEPFKAIATYPRLRSGKWIKNLVKN; translated from the coding sequence ATGTTTAAGTTGGATAAAAAATTTATAAAAACTTTGATGCTTTTAGCAATACCTATTATTTTACAAAGTTTAGTAACAGCATCATTAAATCTTCTTGATAACTTAATGATAGGTTCATTGGGAGAAAACGAGATTGCAGCAGTAGGAATATCTAATCAATTTTATATGTTATATTACTATACAATTATGGGAATTACTCTAGGAGCAGGAATATTTATGTCACAATTCTGGGGAAAAAAAGATGTAACAAGTATTCATAAATTTTTAGGAATATCATTAGTTGTTGGAATGATAAGTACAATATTTTTTGCAATATTAGCATTTTTCTTTCCAGAAATGATAATGAAAATTTTTATAGATGAAAATATTGTCATAGAACAAGGAGTTGCATATTTAAAAATGGTAGCTCTAAGTTATATTTTTACTACTATATCCCTTGCTTATGCAGCAGCTTTAAGAAGTATTGGACAGACTAAAATTCCTATGTATGGAAGTTTAGTAGGACTTGTATTTAATGGAATATTAAACTATATCTTTATCTTTGGTAAGTTTGGAGCTCCTGTTATGGGTGTTGCTGGAGCTGCTTTAGGGACAACTGTTTCAAGATTTATGGAATTAGCTTTTATTCTATTTATTATTTATAAAAATAAAAATGTTGTAGCTGGAAAAATCTCGCAACTTCTTGACTTTAATTTCGATCTTGTTAAAAGATATTTTATTACAGCTACTCCTGTAGTTTTTAATGACGTCATGTGGATAGCAGGAATCACAGCATATTTTATAGCTTATTCAAAATTAGGAATAAATGCCACTGCTACAATGCAGATAGCTAATACAATTAATAATGTTTTTAATATTTTTGGAATAGGAATAGCATCAGCATCAGCAATTTTAATAGGAAATAAAATAGGTGCAGGAAAAGAAGAGGATGCAAAGGAAGATGCAATTAAAATATCGGTTTTTGGAGTATTGATAGGGATTATTATAGGAATATTCTTTTTCTTCTTGTCTCCTTTTATAGCTATGCTATTTAAAATAACTCCTGAAACATATGAAAATCTAATTTTTGTTTTAAAAGTGATGGCTATTATTTTACCATTAAGATTTTTTGGAATTACTCAAATAATAGGTGTATTACGTGGTGGTGGAGATGTAATGTATGCAATAATCACAGAACTTGTAGCAGTATGGCTAATTGGAGTTCCTCTTTCATTTATAGGAGCAGTTTATTTCAACCTTCCAATAACAATAGTATATATTTTAGTTTGTTTAGAAGAACCATTTAAGGCTATTGCTACTTATCCTAGACTACGTTCAGGAAAATG